TCAATCATATAGAGTGCTAATTCATCTCCTATTATTAGGGAGTTCGAAATATCTGTCAATCTCCTTTTTCACTGTATGTCGCGACTTTTTCAAAGACAATCTCTCCAATTTGACGTAAGTGCTCTGCTGACCCGTAGGTGCCATGACTGACGCCGTTTTCATCCTTTCGATTACCGAGACCGATGAACTGCTCACTTGGTTTGAAGTGGAGCCCGACAACGGGTACCTGAAATCGTGACGAGACGCCGACTTGAAAAATCGCGTCCGGATAATCCGTCGGTCGATAGATCGTCCAATCGATGTCTGGTTCAAGCTTCGCAAATCGTTCCGTGTGTTCCTTCCCGAGCAGGATGATTCCTTTTATCGAAAACAGTTCGAGCAGGCGTAACAAAAATGTCTGACCGAACGGACTATCTTCCAACACTCTGCGTTCTTTGATTGCTCCCATGTAGTGGTGTGTCGGAAACGGGAAAAAATCCAAGTGAATGACTGGATCAAACGTCTTCTCGTAAAACGACGCACCCAATCCATTCAAGAATCCTTCGAGCTTACCGCCACCTGGTCGACCGAACCAGGTTCGGTACACATTTGGTTGTTTGAAGTAACGATTGAAGCGTCGGATCGATTCCGTCAATGTCTCTTCTTGTAAATACGCATTCCACGTCATGGATTGTGGACGTATGAAAAGTGGACCGTGCTCGTCAAATCGTAATGCACCTGTTCGGTCTAAAAACTGCGATCGGGATGGGTTCGTCGCGATCGTTACCCAACTGCTACGCGTCGCATCACCAAACCAGAGGACAGGTGTCGTTTGGTCGATCAATTCACTTGCAAATGCACTCTTCTCGAGTGTCATTTGGTACTGGACGGCTTCGTGTAATAATTTTTTGGCAAGATGCCATTGATCGGATGTCAGCGTTCTCATCTCCCTTTTTACAGCGATTGTGCTGTTGTAGATGTACCCCCTATCCACCAACACTAGACGCATCGATGGGTTTAATCTCTATTTCTCCGGGAATGTTTCATAAGGTGAACGATATGACTTAGGAGGGATTTAGCAATGGGTAGACTCGAGCAAAAAGTAGCTGTCATTACCGGCTCGGCAACAGGGATTGGACAAGCGACCGCCCTTGTCTTCGCAGAACAGGGAGCAACGGTCATCTGTGCCGATGTCTCACTTGAAAAAGCACAACAAACAGTAGAACAGATTACACAACACGGTGGAAAAGCGGAAGCCGTCCATGTTGACGTCTCAGACGTCGAGAGTGTCGAGCAACTTGCGAAGCACATCAAAGAGACATACGGTACGGTCGACGTCCTCTTCAATAATGCCGGAATCGATGAACAAGGCGGGAAAGTCCATGAGTATCCCATCGATCTCTTCGATCGGATCATCGCGGTCGACTTGCGCGGTACATTCCTCGTCAGTAAATTCTTGATTCCACTCATGCTTGATAACGGTGGTTCAATCATCAATACATCATCGATGTCTGGTCGTGCAGCTGACTTGAACCGGTCCGGTTATAACGCAGCGAAAGGCGGGATTGCGAACTTCACACGCGCGATGGCAATCGATTATGCGCGTCATGGCATTCGTGTCAATTCGTTGTCGCCAGGAACAATCGAAACACCACTCATCGATACACTTGTTGGTGAAAAAGAAAAAGAGCAAGGTAAACAGTTCCGCGATGCGAACGCTTGGATCACACCACTCGGACGACTCGGTAAACCACGCGAGATGGCAACGGTCGCCCTCTTCCTTGCTTCTGACGACAGCTCATATGTCACAGGTGAGGACATCACAGCAGACGGCGGTATCATGGCTTATACATGGCCGGGAGAGATGTTAATCGATTCGAAATGGAAAGACGAAGCAGAAAAAAGTGAATGAGCAAGGTACGGTGTAACCCTCTGGTTGCACCGTTTTCTTTTATCTCAAGACGTTCAGCCCCGTAAATTATTTTACGAATTCGTTTACCTCCCTGAAGTATTTTTATCAGGGTACAGGATAGGTAAAGGGGGAAATACTTATGCAAACAGCAATTACTTACTTACAACGGTGTCTTCAAATTCCAAGCGTCAACCCAATGGACGGAGAAGAAGTCGTCGCACGTTATGTGTACGATGTACTGGTTGATCATCAGATCTCGACAGAATGGATTGAAGTCTCACCAAAACGAATCTGTCTCGTCGCGATCGTTCCTGCGAGCGAGGAATTTTCACGTCCTGCTGTACTCGGATTATCTGGTCATCTCGATACGGTTCCTGTCCAAGGAGACGGCTGGACGAAAGATCCATACGGTGGTGAAATCGAAGACGGACGCATTTATGGTCGTGGGGCTTCAGATATGAAATCAGGTGTCATGGCGATGGTGCAAGCGCTCATTCAATACAAGGAACGTCAAAACCGTCCGAACACCGTCAAACTTCTGATTACATCCGATGAAGAGAATGGAATGACAGGAGCTCGTCATTTGACCGAACAAGGGTATGCGGATGATTTAGATGCTCTACTAATCACAGAACCGACGAGTGGGATGATCGGTTATGCACAAAAAGGTGTCGTCGGGATCGAAGTGACATGCCGCGGGAAAAGTGCACACAGTTCTGCCCCGCAACTGGGACGTAATGCGATTGATGACATGTATCGTGTCATTCAGGAAGTGAAATCGGAACGCTTCTCGATCACGACGAATCATCACTCGGCACTCGGTCCGGTCGTAGCGTCAATCACATCGATTTCAGGAGGCGAGGGACCAAACGTCGTTCCGAGTCAGGCTTCGTTTTATATGGATATCCGGACGATTCCTGGATTCGGTCGAGCGGACGTACTTGCTGCCTTTACGGATATTGAGCGTCGACTTGTTGTAGAAGATCCCGACTTTGACATGAGCGTGACCGTCATTAAGGATATTCCTTCTTGTGAAACCGATGAACAAGCACCTTTCTTACAACAGATCGCAGATACGATGGAACAGGTCAGCGGCGTGACACCACGAAAAATCGCCATCCCAGGTGGAACGGATGGTGCGATGTTCAGCCAAGCGAAAAAAGCATTTCCGATTGCGATTGCTTCTTTCCATGATTTTCGTCTCGCGCATCAAGTCGATGAGTCGATTCCGTTATCCGAGTATGAACAAACGATTGCGTTTTGCTTCAACTTGATCAACACACCATTACATCAATCACTTCCATCGCTTTAAATAAAAAAGGAACGACTTTCAGGTGCAATACCTAAAGTCGTTCCTTTTACTTTTACTGTGTTTAGTTTAGTACACACCAAGCTGTGCCAACGCCTCACTTAAATAACTTTGATCACTACGAAACTCTTGACTTGTTCGTCCGTCAGACCAACTGATGAAAACACGACCAAGCCGGTCATATCGTAAACGGAGACGAATCACGCCCTGCTCGAATACGACTTCACCGTGTAACGACTCATGGACGCGAGCAAAGGCACGGATGAACAGATCATATTCGTCAAATGAAACTGAAATGTTGTGTTCACTATCTTGTCCCTTCATCTGAATCGTTAGTTCTTCTTGTGTTGGATAGACATGTAAGATGTCCCATGATACACTGCTTTCTTCTCCTCGAAACACGATGCGATGCTTCATTCGATTTCCACCTCTGAGCCACAGGATATTTACTAGCACTTCTCGAAAGTAATCAATATCTTTTTCATTCGAAAGGAGTCTGCTTATGCCTGATACGCCAAAGACAGGTCCTACCGAACAGTCCGTTGATGCCTTTCTGGCACAAGTCGAACCACCACTACGTCAAGCAGATGGTATCACGTTACGTCAGTTCTTCGAAGATGTCACGGGATACGAAGCCGTCATTTGGGGGTCTTCCTTGATTGGTTTTGGTGCCTATCATTATCGCTATGCCTCTGGTCACGAGGGCGACAGCTTTTATGTCGGCTTTTCTCCGCGCAAGACGAACCTCGTCCTTTACCTCGCGCTTGGTGAAGACGATGTATCGGAACGACTGCTTGCCACTCTCGGTACGTATCGACGCGGCAAGTCCTGCCTCTACGTAAAACGACTGACTGACATCGATTTAAACGTCCTTCGGGAAATGATTGAGCACTCGATCCGCACGTTAAAAGACATGTACCCGTCTTGATTTCAATCAAAAACAGCCGAAGCGGATTCGCTTCGGCTGTTTTTTGAAATTAATGTCCGCCTTCTGTCCGATCGATATGGCGAATGTGTTTGAGATTGACCCCGATGATGATGACGGATAAGAGGACGAAGCCACTCCCGACATAAAATGGTAAGTTTGCGTTGAAGATTTCAGCCAATTTCCCGGCCATGAATGGCGCGATGGCTGCCCCGAGAAAACGTAGGAAACTGTATGCCGCAGATGCTGTCGAACGTTCGACAGGTGCTGCGTCCATGACAGCTGTCGTGATGAGCGTGTTGTTATTCCCAAGCACGGCTCCCGCCAAGATGACACAGACGATGACGACGGCTGGTGTTTCCGTGAAGATCCCCATTAATAGAAGCAAGATTGCGAATGTGATCAACATCATGACCATCGCTTTGATTGTTCCGAACCATTGTTTCAGTTTCGGAGCCGTTAAGACCGATGTGATCGCAAGCAACATTCCCCAACCGAGGAAAACGAATCCGAGTCCTTGCGCTGGTAGTTTCATGACGAATGGTGCATAGGCCATGATCGTAAAGAACCCAACGTTATAAAGTGCCGCCACGATCCCGAGCGTCAAGAGTGAACGATGCTTCATCGCTTGAAACGGTGCATTTAATGATAACTTCTGTTTCGGTGCGACAGATGCTGCTGGTTTTGGCATCAAGAAGAGCAAGACGAGGAATGCGATGACCATGATTGTCGCAACACCCATGAATGGAGCGCGCCATGTGATCGAACCGAGCGTTCCACCTAACAATGGTCCAATCGAAATCCCGAGACCAACGGCTGCTTCATATAAAATGATCGCTTTTGCTGTTCCGCCTGATGATAGCGAAACGATCGCAGCGAGTGCTGTTGCGACGAACAAAGCGTTCCCAAGTCCCCATCCCCCGCGTAACGCGACGAGCGTCCAAATGCTGTCTGCTTGCGAAGCAAAACCAGCAACGATTGCGATGACGGCAATCCCGAGCATCAATGTTCCTTTTTGACCAATCCGTGATGAGATCGCGCCTGTAATTAACATCGCGAATGCCATGACGGCGTTATAACTTGTAAATAAGAGCGTTACTTCACTTTTTGACGCTTCTAAATTCTCGGCAATCGTCGGTAAGACAGGATTGACGAGCCCCATTCCCATGAATGCTGTAATACTGGCGAAAAAGACTGCCCAGACAGCAACCGGTTGATGGAATAATCCATGTTTGCTTTCTGCTAATACCGTTTCCGGCTCAAGCGTCGTTGTTTTTTCAGCAAGTGCCATAGTGTCCCTTCTTTCTATTGAATGTGTTACATGAACTGTTTAAACGAATGGCGAATGACGTCGCCTCGACTAATAATCCCAACAAGACGTCCTGCTTTAAGGATTGGAAGCTTTTTGATCCGTTTTGCGCCAAGTGTCGCCGCAATCTCTTCCATTTCGGTGTCAGCGTCCGCTGTTACGACTTTCCGGCGTGCCAGTTCCATGACAGGTCGGTTCAAGATATGACGAATCCGGTCTTCATAATCTTCTTCGTCTCCTTTGATGACATCTACATATAAGAATGTATCGACGATGATGTCCTTGTGTTTTCCGATCGCGCGCATGATATCTCCGTCACTGATATATCCGACGACTTCTTGCTCAGCATTGATGACAGGAACGCCGCTAATACCAGACTGAATGAATCGTTCGATGACCGTCCGAATCAGATCTGTATCGTTTACCGTGATGACTTCTTGTTTCATCGACTCATTAGCTTTCATCTGAATTCTCCTTTGTCGTTCGTTTCTCATATAAAAAGTTGTATGATACAATTAAAAGAACAAAAATGATTGTATAATACAACTACAACTCTGTCAAGCCTCCTGCTTTTCGGATTGACAGCTTATCCACATTGGGTAATCATGAGGGACAGAGAGACTTTTTTGAAAGGGGAGATACCCGATGTCTCAACAAGCACTCGAAACCATTGAATTGGAGTTAGCGATCCTGATCCGGCGCTTGACGACAGCGACGGCAGACAATCGTAATTTGGATCGTGCTTCCTACCTGTTACTGCGACAATTAGCGGATTCCGGTAAGGTCGGTGTTAAAACACTTGCCCGTGAACTTCAGCTTGATGTCTCGACCGTCAGTCGCCAAGCTGCGGCACTCGATCAGAAGCAACTTGTTGAAAAAGTAAAAGATCCGACAGATGGACGTGCCTTCTTCTATCACATCACAGATAAAGGACAAGAAGAGCTCACGATTTACCGGACAGCGCGCCTCGCGAGCATCGAACGTCTCCTGACGGACTGGCCATCGGATGATGCCGAAGATTTTGGACGCCTGCTCCAACAATTTAATCGTGCCTTGCGCGAACGATAACGGAATCACACCATTAAAAAAACGGATGCGAAATCAATCGATTTCGCGTCCGTTTTTTCGTCATTATTCATGATGTATGAGTAACCTGACAAACCGAACGAATTTGTGCGATGTGTTCAGGTGACGTTCGGCAACAACCACCGATCAATCGTGCCCCTGCCTCATACCATGTCTTCGCGACGGTTTGGAACGACGTACACTGATTCGTACCCGACCATGTTTTTGCGACCGGATCATAGACCTCACCAGAGTTCGGATAGACGATGATTGGCACGTCCGTCAACGCCTTGACGTGACGGATAAAGTCAGTCGCGTAAGATGCCGGAAAACAATTTGCACCGATTGCTGCCAGTTGCGGGTGTTGTCCAACCGTCTCAATACACGTCGCAAGTGCCGTTCCTTCACTGATATGTGTCGCATCTTGAAGCGAGAACGTCAGCCAAGCAGACACTTCTGGGTACGCTTCAAGTATCCGGAACAACACGACCGCTTCCTCGAGCGACGGAATCGTCTCGAATGCCAGCAGATCCGCTCCTGCTTCAATCAACGCTTCGATACGTGGTCTGTGAAAGGCTTCTAGCACATCTGCTGACACCCCGTAATGACCGCGATACTCAGAGCCATCTGCTAAGTAGGCACCATAAGGACCCACTGATCCCGCGATTAATGCGTCACTCTTTCCGCTACGCGAGCGTGCATTTTGCGCCAAGGTGACTGTTTTTCGAATCAGCGCCTGTGCTTCCTCTGTCTTAATATGACGTTGCTTGAATCCTTCAATACTTGCTTGATAGCTTGAAGTGATGGCAACATCGGCACCTACTTCAAAGTAGTCACGATGGACGTGTTCGATCTGTTCCGGTGCTTCGATTAAGAGACGTGCTGACCAAAGCGGGTCGTTCAGGTCGAATCCCTTCTGTTCAAGTTCGGTTGCAAGGGCACCATCTAAAATGAGAAAGGGAACTTCCTGTAATCGTTGATCAACTGGATTTTTGATTCGGGACATCTTCAACACTCCGTTTCTGAGAAGAATTCGTGAACGCATGAACGACATAACAGATCACGATGAATGGAATACCACAGTACAAGGCAATGCGTTGGGTCGGATCAAATCCGATACCAATCAGGGAAATCAAACAAACGACGAAAGCAACGATCGGGACGAATGGAAAGAGTGGTGTGCGATAGACCAATTCGTCGACCGTATGCCCTTCACGGAGGAATTGTTTCCGGAAGCGATACTGGGCAACGCTGATACTCATCCAAACGACGACGACAGCGAGACCGGAAATCGAGACGAGCGCAATATAGACACTTCCTGCTGCATAGATGCTAGACAGCAAGGCAAGTCCTCCGCCAAGCATGCTGAACAATACGGCTCGTAGTGGCACCCCATTTGGCGTCACCTGGGCGAAGAAGCGTGGAATCATGCGTTCGTTCGCAAGCGACCAGAGCATCCGAGAGGCGGCGTAAAGTCCAGAGTTCGCTGCCGACAAGATCGCTGTCAAAATGACGAAGTTCATCACGTCTGCTGCGTAAGGAATTCCGATTCGTTCAAACACGGCGACGAACGGACTTTCGAGTACGCCTTTCCCTTCCGTTGGCAACAAGACGGCTAACACGATGATCGTACCGACGAAAAAGAGAACCAGTCGTAAAATCGTCGTCCGGATCGCAAGCGGAATCGTCCGTTTCGGATCGACTGCTTCACCTGCTGCTACACCGATCAGTTCCGTTCCCGAGTAAGCAAAGTTCACGGCAAGCATCGTCATGAAGATGACGAAAGCGCCATTTGGGAACAACCCGCCTTCGGTTAACGAAGAAAAGAATGGAGCCGGACTACCATCTTGCAGTGGAATGAAGCCGACGATCGCTCCCGCACCAAGTAAAATGAAAGCAATGATCGTCACGACCTTAATCGCTGAAAACCAAAACTCGACTTCAGCGAACACGCGGACCTTCAAGACGTTGATACCAAGGATCATCGCAGCGAATAAGGCGCTGAACACCCACACCGGAATCGACGGGAACCAACGTTGCATCAAAATACCTGCTGCCGTGAATTCTGAACCAAGGGCGACCGTCCACGTCAGCCAGTAGAGCCAGGCGACTGTGTAACCGGTACCGGGTCCGATGTAATTCGTTGCGTATTTATGAAATGAACCGGTTTCCGGCATGTGCACGGCGAGTTCACCGAGACTTAACATAACTAAGTAGACGACGACTGCCCCAATCAAATACGACAAAATCGTCCCGACCCGTCCTGCTTGTTCTAACGTATAACCTGTACTTAAAAACAATCCTGTTCCAATGACACCACCTAACGACAGCATAATCAGATGACGTGATTCCATCTTGCGTCGAAAAGCCCCACTCGTTTTCATGAATTCGTTTCCTCCTCATTCCACCTATTTCAAACAAAAAACGCATCCTCACGGATGCGTCGGTCGACAATTCGGAAATCTTATCGATCGGGTGCAGCACCCGCAGGAATTAGCACAGTATCTTTCGACCTGTTGCTGAGGTTTCATAGGGCCAGTCCCTCCACCTCTCTGGATAAGTATGTAATTGTTCCTAACCCTATCAAGTCTTTTTCGAATTGTCAACACAATTCAGAATACTTCTACCCAAAAAACATTCCGCATCGTATCGTTCCGGAATGTTTGGAGGTCTTATTTTTTGGCGAATAAATCCGCTGTTTTCAAGGCTGCACGAACCGCTTTCCGGTTCAATGTCCCTTGCTGATGTTTCATTTTCTTCGTTTGGGCAGCCAGTTGCGCTTTGAGCGCCGCAATCTCTTGATCCTTTTGAGCCGTTCCTGTTTGTTTCTGCAATGCTTTGATTTTCTTATCTTTTTCAGCTAATTGTGCTTTTGTTTGTTTTTGCGCATCCGCAATCTTCTTCTCTTGTTCCGGGAAGAACCGTTCGAAACGGGCGACTGCTTCTTCAAGACTTACGCCAGAAATCGGCTGGACTGGTGGGAGCAACTCAGTTTGCGCCATTTGACGGTCAAACGGTACATTCTCAGGATAGTTCGTCTCTTGATAGATATGCTCAAGATCATTCACGTTCAAGAAGTCAACGAAGTTGTCGAAGTTACGCGCTTGAACACGTGCTGGACTTTGGAAGTCAGCGTTGGCTACGATGTCGGATAATTGTGTATCCGCTTTGATGTCGTTCGCCCAAATGTGCGTCAATTGATGGTAATCCGTCAATTCGCGCATCCGTGCATCTTTTGGAATGAGGATACTCGGCGTACCCGCAAGCGTCGCTGTGATGTTTCCGTGCAAGCGCGCACCAAAACTAAGGTCTGCTTGTCCGATGAAATCGAACCATGTCTGTGCGTTCAAGAAGAAACGGACCCGATCATTCATATAAGCAGGATCCGACATCTTCACCGGATAGTTCGTCACTGAAAGATCTGCGATCGGGTGCGTTCCTGTGTACGTTAACTTCAGTTCCTTCATCCACTGGGGAATGAAGTAATGATTCGGGTATTCTTCCATTCCGCGTGTAATGAAATCAAGGACGTTTTGTGGAGCCAAACGTGACGAGTTGACCGTAATCATCGACTCAGGTGTGATGTTCGTTTCACGGATGTGCAAGTCGCGACCAAACGCGTACATCGAAGGACATCCAATGACACGATGATCGATCCCTTCGCGGAAACCAAGACGTGTTAAGTATTTCGATGTGATCTCTCCGCGAAGACCAAGCATGCTTGAGCGCTCGAGAACGGCACTGACGAATGCTTTAACATCTTCATCGAATGGGAATCCACCATCTAAGTCTGGTTCAAACGGTGCACGTAATCCTACACCGATGACGACGACTGGAATCTTTAATTTTTTGATGAGACGTGTATATTTCCGTAACGTCGGTACGAATTCTTTTCGGAATGCGTCCGCTAACGGAATGACATAAAGATCAAAGTTGGCATTGATTTCGTCTGCCCGTTCTTCGTCGTAATAGTAATAGTCAGGTGTAATCGTCGTACCTTCTGTCATCAACGTCCGAAAGATACTGTATTGATAGATAAGATTTCCAACGTTTCCTCCAATG
This region of Exiguobacterium acetylicum DSM 20416 genomic DNA includes:
- a CDS encoding SDR family oxidoreductase, which produces MGRLEQKVAVITGSATGIGQATALVFAEQGATVICADVSLEKAQQTVEQITQHGGKAEAVHVDVSDVESVEQLAKHIKETYGTVDVLFNNAGIDEQGGKVHEYPIDLFDRIIAVDLRGTFLVSKFLIPLMLDNGGSIINTSSMSGRAADLNRSGYNAAKGGIANFTRAMAIDYARHGIRVNSLSPGTIETPLIDTLVGEKEKEQGKQFRDANAWITPLGRLGKPREMATVALFLASDDSSYVTGEDITADGGIMAYTWPGEMLIDSKWKDEAEKSE
- a CDS encoding M20 family metallopeptidase; translated protein: MQTAITYLQRCLQIPSVNPMDGEEVVARYVYDVLVDHQISTEWIEVSPKRICLVAIVPASEEFSRPAVLGLSGHLDTVPVQGDGWTKDPYGGEIEDGRIYGRGASDMKSGVMAMVQALIQYKERQNRPNTVKLLITSDEENGMTGARHLTEQGYADDLDALLITEPTSGMIGYAQKGVVGIEVTCRGKSAHSSAPQLGRNAIDDMYRVIQEVKSERFSITTNHHSALGPVVASITSISGGEGPNVVPSQASFYMDIRTIPGFGRADVLAAFTDIERRLVVEDPDFDMSVTVIKDIPSCETDEQAPFLQQIADTMEQVSGVTPRKIAIPGGTDGAMFSQAKKAFPIAIASFHDFRLAHQVDESIPLSEYEQTIAFCFNLINTPLHQSLPSL
- a CDS encoding DUF1801 domain-containing protein, which codes for MPDTPKTGPTEQSVDAFLAQVEPPLRQADGITLRQFFEDVTGYEAVIWGSSLIGFGAYHYRYASGHEGDSFYVGFSPRKTNLVLYLALGEDDVSERLLATLGTYRRGKSCLYVKRLTDIDLNVLREMIEHSIRTLKDMYPS
- a CDS encoding MFS transporter, which encodes MALAEKTTTLEPETVLAESKHGLFHQPVAVWAVFFASITAFMGMGLVNPVLPTIAENLEASKSEVTLLFTSYNAVMAFAMLITGAISSRIGQKGTLMLGIAVIAIVAGFASQADSIWTLVALRGGWGLGNALFVATALAAIVSLSSGGTAKAIILYEAAVGLGISIGPLLGGTLGSITWRAPFMGVATIMVIAFLVLLFLMPKPAASVAPKQKLSLNAPFQAMKHRSLLTLGIVAALYNVGFFTIMAYAPFVMKLPAQGLGFVFLGWGMLLAITSVLTAPKLKQWFGTIKAMVMMLITFAILLLLMGIFTETPAVVIVCVILAGAVLGNNNTLITTAVMDAAPVERSTASAAYSFLRFLGAAIAPFMAGKLAEIFNANLPFYVGSGFVLLSVIIIGVNLKHIRHIDRTEGGH
- a CDS encoding CBS domain-containing protein, giving the protein MKANESMKQEVITVNDTDLIRTVIERFIQSGISGVPVINAEQEVVGYISDGDIMRAIGKHKDIIVDTFLYVDVIKGDEEDYEDRIRHILNRPVMELARRKVVTADADTEMEEIAATLGAKRIKKLPILKAGRLVGIISRGDVIRHSFKQFM
- a CDS encoding MarR family winged helix-turn-helix transcriptional regulator; the encoded protein is MSQQALETIELELAILIRRLTTATADNRNLDRASYLLLRQLADSGKVGVKTLARELQLDVSTVSRQAAALDQKQLVEKVKDPTDGRAFFYHITDKGQEELTIYRTARLASIERLLTDWPSDDAEDFGRLLQQFNRALRER
- the mmuM gene encoding homocysteine S-methyltransferase — encoded protein: MSRIKNPVDQRLQEVPFLILDGALATELEQKGFDLNDPLWSARLLIEAPEQIEHVHRDYFEVGADVAITSSYQASIEGFKQRHIKTEEAQALIRKTVTLAQNARSRSGKSDALIAGSVGPYGAYLADGSEYRGHYGVSADVLEAFHRPRIEALIEAGADLLAFETIPSLEEAVVLFRILEAYPEVSAWLTFSLQDATHISEGTALATCIETVGQHPQLAAIGANCFPASYATDFIRHVKALTDVPIIVYPNSGEVYDPVAKTWSGTNQCTSFQTVAKTWYEAGARLIGGCCRTSPEHIAQIRSVCQVTHTS
- a CDS encoding amino acid permease, which produces MKTSGAFRRKMESRHLIMLSLGGVIGTGLFLSTGYTLEQAGRVGTILSYLIGAVVVYLVMLSLGELAVHMPETGSFHKYATNYIGPGTGYTVAWLYWLTWTVALGSEFTAAGILMQRWFPSIPVWVFSALFAAMILGINVLKVRVFAEVEFWFSAIKVVTIIAFILLGAGAIVGFIPLQDGSPAPFFSSLTEGGLFPNGAFVIFMTMLAVNFAYSGTELIGVAAGEAVDPKRTIPLAIRTTILRLVLFFVGTIIVLAVLLPTEGKGVLESPFVAVFERIGIPYAADVMNFVILTAILSAANSGLYAASRMLWSLANERMIPRFFAQVTPNGVPLRAVLFSMLGGGLALLSSIYAAGSVYIALVSISGLAVVVVWMSISVAQYRFRKQFLREGHTVDELVYRTPLFPFVPIVAFVVCLISLIGIGFDPTQRIALYCGIPFIVICYVVHAFTNSSQKRSVEDVPNQKSS
- a CDS encoding polysaccharide pyruvyl transferase family protein, translated to MKRIIIRAGMTPFEQFDAPYLMKHNSIGGNVGNLIYQYSIFRTLMTEGTTITPDYYYYDEERADEINANFDLYVIPLADAFRKEFVPTLRKYTRLIKKLKIPVVVIGVGLRAPFEPDLDGGFPFDEDVKAFVSAVLERSSMLGLRGEITSKYLTRLGFREGIDHRVIGCPSMYAFGRDLHIRETNITPESMITVNSSRLAPQNVLDFITRGMEEYPNHYFIPQWMKELKLTYTGTHPIADLSVTNYPVKMSDPAYMNDRVRFFLNAQTWFDFIGQADLSFGARLHGNITATLAGTPSILIPKDARMRELTDYHQLTHIWANDIKADTQLSDIVANADFQSPARVQARNFDNFVDFLNVNDLEHIYQETNYPENVPFDRQMAQTELLPPVQPISGVSLEEAVARFERFFPEQEKKIADAQKQTKAQLAEKDKKIKALQKQTGTAQKDQEIAALKAQLAAQTKKMKHQQGTLNRKAVRAALKTADLFAKK